From one Streptomyces sp. ICC1 genomic stretch:
- a CDS encoding Lrp/AsnC family transcriptional regulator: MDAVDRQLIQALRENGRASYAELGRLVGLSGPSVTDRINRLETAGVITGYRATVDAASLGLGVTALIGISLSDAADHEDVARRLRDLSEIEDCWFIAGDDSFMLKVRANDVDGLEKIIRRLSGTKGCSRTRTTIVLSTKWENRVGGLPEEA, encoded by the coding sequence ATGGACGCGGTGGACAGGCAGCTCATCCAGGCACTTCGTGAGAACGGACGTGCCTCGTACGCGGAGCTGGGCCGGCTCGTGGGCCTCTCCGGCCCCAGCGTCACCGACCGGATCAACCGGCTGGAGACGGCCGGAGTCATCACCGGCTACCGCGCGACCGTCGACGCGGCCTCGCTCGGCCTCGGCGTCACGGCGCTGATCGGCATCTCCCTCTCCGACGCCGCGGACCACGAGGACGTGGCCCGCCGGCTGCGCGACCTCTCGGAGATCGAGGACTGCTGGTTCATCGCCGGCGACGATTCCTTCATGCTGAAGGTGCGCGCCAACGACGTGGACGGGCTGGAGAAGATCATCCGCAGGCTCTCGGGCACCAAGGGCTGCTCGCGCACGCGCACCACGATCGTGCTCTCCACCAAGTGGGAGAACCGGGTCGGGGGTCTGCCCGAGGAAGCCTGA
- a CDS encoding UbiX family flavin prenyltransferase: MTEGKRTPWVVGVSGASGTPYAAAVIRGLLAAGESVDLVVSRASRLTLLDETGIAFRDAHWRDDLAEWLQRGADGKPAAYARPELGGVRHWGAGDLAAGPSSGSYPVKGMLIVPASTACVAGVALGLSKDLLQRVASVTLKERRRLVVAVRETPLSGQTLKQLVALDEAGAVVLPASPAFYAGATHIQDLVDFVAGRVLDAAGVPHGLYRRWEGELGGSRPREASGG; encoded by the coding sequence ATGACTGAGGGCAAGCGCACCCCGTGGGTGGTCGGGGTTTCCGGGGCGTCCGGGACGCCGTACGCGGCGGCGGTGATCCGCGGGCTGCTGGCGGCGGGCGAGAGCGTGGACCTGGTGGTGAGCCGGGCATCGAGGCTGACGCTGCTGGACGAGACGGGGATCGCCTTCCGCGACGCGCACTGGCGCGACGACCTGGCGGAGTGGCTGCAGCGGGGGGCCGACGGCAAGCCCGCCGCGTATGCGCGGCCGGAGCTGGGCGGGGTCCGCCACTGGGGCGCCGGCGACCTGGCGGCCGGGCCGAGCAGCGGCTCGTACCCGGTCAAGGGGATGCTGATCGTGCCCGCCTCCACCGCCTGTGTGGCCGGCGTGGCGCTCGGGCTGTCGAAGGACCTGCTCCAGCGGGTGGCGAGCGTGACGCTCAAGGAACGGCGCCGGCTGGTGGTCGCGGTACGGGAGACCCCGCTGAGCGGGCAGACGCTGAAGCAGCTGGTGGCGCTGGACGAGGCGGGCGCAGTGGTGCTGCCCGCCTCTCCGGCGTTCTACGCGGGTGCGACGCACATCCAGGATCTGGTGGATTTCGTCGCGGGGCGGGTGCTCGACGCGGCAGGGGTGCCGCACGGGCTGTACCGCCGGTGGGAGGGGGAGCTCGGAGGCTCCCGTCCCCGGGAGGCGAGCGGTGGCTAG
- a CDS encoding rhomboid family intramembrane serine protease has translation MRGSGVSAGRWSRTGRAAAAAKLMLGWVALLWLIEVYDHATGHSLDAYGITAREAEGLTAIPLAPFLHFGFDHVASNTVPLLVLGFVTALSGIGRFLAVCAAITVADGFAVWLMSPSHSITVGASGLIFGLFGYLLVRGFVERNPLGIAVAAVIAAVWGTTFLAGALPTDSMVSWQAHLFGLLAGAATALLARPRPEVAAV, from the coding sequence ATGCGCGGGAGCGGGGTGAGCGCGGGCCGGTGGAGCCGGACGGGCCGGGCCGCCGCGGCGGCGAAGCTGATGCTGGGCTGGGTGGCCCTGCTGTGGCTGATCGAGGTGTACGACCACGCCACGGGCCACTCGCTCGACGCGTACGGGATCACCGCGCGGGAGGCCGAGGGCCTGACCGCGATACCCCTGGCGCCGTTCCTGCACTTCGGCTTCGACCACGTGGCGTCCAACACCGTCCCGCTGCTGGTGCTCGGCTTCGTGACCGCGCTGAGCGGGATCGGCCGCTTCCTGGCCGTCTGCGCGGCCATCACCGTCGCCGACGGGTTCGCGGTCTGGCTGATGTCCCCGTCGCACAGCATCACGGTGGGCGCCTCGGGCCTGATCTTCGGCCTCTTCGGCTACCTGCTGGTCCGCGGCTTCGTGGAGCGCAACCCGCTGGGCATCGCGGTCGCCGCGGTCATCGCGGCGGTCTGGGGCACGACCTTCCTGGCCGGAGCCCTCCCGACGGACTCCATGGTCAGCTGGCAGGCCCACCTCTTCGGCCTCCTGGCGGGCGCGGCCACGGCCCTGCTGGCCCGGCCCCGGCCCGAGGTGGCGGCGGTCTAG
- the mqnP gene encoding menaquinone biosynthesis prenyltransferase MqnP, translating into MTSAAEDVLGSGPAPQAAGKVKAFLRLVMIEHSVFALPFAYTAALTAMFTLDGRMHWGELLLVTVCMVGLRTFAMAANRIIDREIDARNPRTAGRELVTGAVSVRSAWTGAGLALVVFLASAALLNPLCLMLAPVAVVPMVLYPYGKRFTNFPHAILGLAQAIGPIGAWLAVTGEWSWDAVILGLAVGVWIGGFDLIFACQDVAADRAEGVKSVPARFGIPAALWGARGAHVVTTALLAWYAVATDAGPLFWFGLLVVVAAFLYEHSIVTPHDLSRLNRAFFTVNGFIGMALFVCALLDLVVRGLSL; encoded by the coding sequence ATGACATCCGCCGCTGAGGACGTACTCGGCTCCGGTCCCGCGCCTCAGGCCGCCGGCAAGGTCAAGGCCTTCCTGCGGCTCGTGATGATCGAGCACTCGGTCTTCGCGCTGCCCTTCGCCTACACCGCCGCGCTCACCGCCATGTTCACGCTCGACGGGCGGATGCACTGGGGCGAGCTGCTGCTCGTCACCGTCTGCATGGTGGGGCTGCGGACCTTCGCCATGGCCGCGAACCGGATCATCGACCGGGAGATCGACGCCCGCAACCCGCGCACCGCCGGGCGGGAGCTGGTCACCGGCGCCGTGTCCGTGCGGTCCGCGTGGACCGGGGCCGGGCTCGCGCTCGTCGTCTTCCTCGCGTCCGCGGCGCTGCTGAACCCGCTCTGTCTGATGCTGGCGCCGGTCGCCGTCGTCCCGATGGTGCTCTACCCGTACGGGAAGCGGTTCACGAACTTCCCGCACGCCATCCTCGGCCTCGCCCAGGCCATCGGGCCGATCGGGGCCTGGCTCGCGGTCACCGGCGAGTGGTCGTGGGACGCGGTGATCCTCGGGCTCGCGGTGGGCGTGTGGATCGGCGGCTTCGACCTGATCTTCGCCTGCCAGGACGTGGCCGCCGACCGCGCCGAGGGCGTCAAGTCCGTCCCGGCCCGCTTCGGCATCCCGGCCGCCCTGTGGGGCGCCCGCGGCGCGCACGTCGTGACCACGGCCCTGCTGGCCTGGTACGCCGTCGCGACGGACGCCGGCCCGCTGTTCTGGTTCGGCCTGCTGGTCGTCGTGGCGGCCTTCCTCTACGAGCACAGCATCGTCACGCCGCACGACCTGTCCCGCCTGAACCGCGCCTTCTTCACGGTGAACGGCTTCATCGGCATGGCCCTGTTCGTCTGCGCCCTGCTCGACCTGGTGGTCCGGGGCCTGTCGCTGTAA
- a CDS encoding menaquinone biosynthesis decarboxylase, with protein sequence MAYDDLRSLLRALEREGDLKRIKAEVDPYLEVGEIVDRVNKAGGPALLFENVKGSAMPLAMNVFGTDRRLLKALGLKSYAEISEKIGGLLKPELPQGFIGVREAFGKLGSMVHVPPKKVKGDSAPVQEVVLTGDDVDLDQLPALFTWPKDGGSFFNLGLTHTKHPETGVRNLGLYRLQRHDKRTIGMHWQIHKDSRNHYAVAAARGERLPVAIAFGCPPAVTYASTAPLPGDIDEYLFAGFVAGKRIEMVDCKTVPLQVPAHAEVVIEGWLEPGETLPEGPFGDHTGFYTPQEPFPALTIDCVTMRKRPLIQSIVVGRPPTEDGPLGRATERFFLPLLKIIVPDIVDYHLPESGGFHNCAIVSIDKKYPKHAQKVMHAIWGAHMMSLTKLIIVVDKDCDVHDLHEVSWRALGNTDYSRDLTVVEGPVDHLDHASYQQFWGGKAGIDATKKLPTEGYTRDGGWPDMVESDPATAALVDQRWKEYGL encoded by the coding sequence ATGGCTTACGACGATCTCCGCTCGCTGCTCCGGGCTCTGGAGCGAGAGGGCGACCTCAAGCGCATCAAGGCCGAAGTCGACCCGTACCTAGAGGTCGGGGAGATCGTCGACAGAGTGAACAAGGCGGGCGGACCCGCGCTGCTCTTCGAGAACGTCAAGGGCTCGGCGATGCCGCTGGCCATGAACGTCTTCGGGACCGACCGGCGGCTGCTCAAGGCCCTCGGGCTCAAGTCGTACGCCGAGATCAGCGAGAAGATCGGCGGCCTGCTGAAGCCGGAGCTGCCGCAGGGCTTCATCGGCGTCCGCGAGGCCTTCGGCAAGCTCGGCTCGATGGTGCACGTGCCGCCGAAGAAAGTGAAGGGCGACTCCGCGCCCGTCCAGGAGGTCGTCCTCACCGGCGACGACGTGGACCTCGACCAGCTGCCGGCCCTCTTCACCTGGCCCAAGGACGGCGGGTCCTTCTTCAACCTCGGCCTGACGCACACCAAGCACCCCGAGACGGGCGTGCGCAACCTCGGCCTGTACCGCCTCCAGCGCCACGACAAGCGCACCATCGGCATGCACTGGCAGATCCACAAGGACAGCCGCAACCACTACGCCGTCGCCGCGGCGCGGGGCGAGCGGCTGCCGGTCGCGATCGCCTTCGGCTGCCCGCCGGCCGTGACGTACGCGTCGACCGCGCCGCTGCCGGGCGACATCGACGAGTACCTCTTCGCCGGGTTCGTGGCGGGCAAGCGGATCGAGATGGTGGACTGCAAGACGGTCCCGCTCCAGGTCCCGGCCCACGCCGAGGTCGTCATCGAGGGCTGGCTGGAGCCGGGGGAGACGCTGCCGGAGGGGCCCTTCGGCGACCACACCGGCTTCTACACCCCGCAGGAGCCGTTCCCCGCGCTGACGATCGACTGCGTGACGATGCGCAAGCGTCCGCTGATCCAGTCGATCGTGGTCGGCCGGCCGCCCACGGAGGACGGGCCGCTGGGGCGTGCGACGGAGCGTTTCTTCCTGCCGCTCCTCAAGATCATCGTCCCGGACATCGTGGACTACCACCTCCCCGAGTCGGGCGGCTTCCACAACTGCGCGATCGTCTCGATCGACAAGAAGTACCCGAAGCACGCGCAGAAGGTCATGCACGCCATCTGGGGCGCGCACATGATGTCGCTGACCAAGCTGATCATCGTGGTGGACAAGGACTGCGACGTCCACGACCTCCACGAGGTCTCGTGGCGGGCGCTCGGCAACACCGACTACTCCCGCGACCTCACCGTCGTGGAGGGCCCGGTCGACCACCTGGACCACGCCTCGTACCAGCAGTTCTGGGGCGGCAAGGCGGGCATCGACGCGACGAAGAAGCTGCCGACGGAGGGCTACACCCGGGACGGCGGCTGGCCCGACATGGTCGAGTCCGACCCGGCCACGGCCGCCCTGGTGGACCAGCGCTGGAAGGAATACGGACTGTGA
- a CDS encoding PLD nuclease N-terminal domain-containing protein, translating to MIRALMFILPLALTIYAFIDCLNTPEDEAKHLPKVVWVIIILLFWIVGPIVWFAAGKVRRAPAGGRTPSEWHRNHRHEWVAPDDNPEFLTSLREENKKDEGVLKGWEADLRRREEELKRREQDTDKDKGTS from the coding sequence ATGATCCGGGCGCTGATGTTCATCCTGCCGCTGGCGCTGACGATCTACGCGTTCATCGACTGCCTCAACACCCCCGAGGACGAGGCCAAGCACCTGCCCAAGGTCGTCTGGGTCATCATCATCCTGCTCTTCTGGATCGTCGGCCCGATCGTCTGGTTCGCCGCGGGCAAGGTGCGCCGCGCCCCGGCCGGCGGCCGTACGCCCTCCGAGTGGCACCGCAACCACCGCCACGAGTGGGTCGCCCCCGACGACAACCCGGAGTTCCTCACGTCCCTCCGCGAGGAGAACAAGAAGGACGAGGGCGTCCTCAAGGGCTGGGAGGCGGACCTGCGCCGCCGCGAGGAAGAACTGAAGCGGCGCGAGCAGGACACGGACAAGGACAAGGGCACCAGCTGA
- a CDS encoding LysR family transcriptional regulator, which produces MLTDRDELDCFLILAEELHFGRTAERMLLSRARVSQLVQRLERRVGARLFLRTSRSVALTALGAQLHADLEPHHRGIAAALDRAAATARAADGVLHVGFTTPPAGELVLRAARALRTTHPGIAVEVCEVPLSDPYGQLRGGGFDLALAEFPVREADLGEGPALFTEERVLAVAAGHPLAARDSVTREELAGVALLSVAGDLPAYLREHHAPARTPGGRPIRRGPEVTNLQEALMLVAADEGALLTSAHTATYHARPGVAYVPVADAEPAAFGLVWRAADLTAPVRAFAQAVQRAAVRRPAPPGGAA; this is translated from the coding sequence ATGCTTACCGATCGCGACGAGCTGGACTGCTTCCTGATCCTGGCCGAGGAACTGCACTTCGGCCGCACCGCCGAGCGCATGCTGCTCTCCAGGGCCCGCGTCAGCCAGCTCGTGCAGCGCCTCGAACGGCGCGTCGGCGCCCGGCTGTTCCTGCGCACCAGCCGCAGCGTCGCCCTCACCGCCCTCGGCGCGCAGCTGCACGCCGATCTGGAACCCCACCACCGCGGCATCGCCGCCGCCCTGGACCGGGCCGCGGCGACCGCCCGCGCCGCTGACGGGGTGCTGCACGTCGGCTTCACCACCCCGCCCGCGGGAGAGCTCGTCCTGCGCGCCGCGCGGGCCCTGCGCACCACGCACCCGGGCATCGCCGTCGAGGTGTGCGAGGTGCCGCTCTCCGACCCGTACGGGCAGCTGCGCGGCGGCGGCTTCGACCTCGCGCTCGCCGAGTTCCCGGTGCGCGAGGCAGATCTGGGGGAGGGGCCGGCGCTGTTCACCGAGGAGCGGGTGCTGGCCGTGGCCGCCGGGCATCCGCTGGCCGCGCGGGACTCCGTGACGCGGGAGGAGCTGGCAGGGGTCGCGCTGCTGTCCGTCGCCGGGGACCTGCCCGCGTACCTGCGCGAACACCACGCTCCGGCGCGCACCCCGGGCGGGCGGCCGATCCGGCGCGGCCCGGAGGTGACGAACCTGCAGGAGGCGCTGATGCTGGTCGCGGCCGACGAGGGCGCCCTGCTGACCTCGGCCCACACCGCGACCTACCACGCCCGCCCCGGCGTCGCCTACGTCCCCGTGGCGGACGCGGAGCCCGCCGCCTTCGGCCTCGTCTGGCGCGCGGCCGACCTCACCGCCCCCGTACGGGCCTTCGCGCAGGCGGTGCAGCGGGCGGCGGTGCGCCGCCCGGCGCCGCCGGGCGGGGCCGCGTAG
- a CDS encoding MFS transporter, with protein MRGRRLGVLLVLCGAIFLEGIDVAMLNVALPSIRADLGLETGTLQWVMSAYVLGYGGFMLLGGRAADLFGRRRMFVGWLTVFLLFSGLGGLATEGWQLIAARFVTGVAAAFMTPAGLSIITTGFDEGPQRERALLVYSGTAAGGFSVGLVAGGLLTSFGWRWVFFAPVVLAALVLAGALAFVPKPEHSKRPARADRGRIDVWGGVLVTAGVVLLVLGIEEASVPAAVAGLALLGAFVLVERRAAEPLVRLGILRSPGLLRANAVALLFSAAFFGFQFLVVLYLQELRGWSTLQTSFAMLVIGVDAVLSPTVVPRLVGRYGNGRLIFGGLLLAALAYGLFLPLGADWTYLAMLPGLVLLGLAFALVYGPLTIVATEGVEESEQGLAGGLLYTAFQFGAALGLAGVTGVAAGAADPLDGYRAALLVPFAAVLVAAAVSLPGLRRGSHRPRQGAGALGAGDGDEAVGAHDDVDLGVREGVDVAQDVRG; from the coding sequence ATCCGGGGGCGCCGGCTCGGCGTCCTGCTCGTCCTGTGCGGCGCGATCTTCCTCGAAGGCATCGACGTCGCGATGCTGAACGTCGCCCTGCCCTCGATCCGCGCCGACCTCGGCCTGGAGACGGGCACGCTCCAGTGGGTGATGAGCGCCTACGTGCTCGGCTACGGCGGCTTCATGCTGCTCGGCGGCCGCGCGGCCGACCTCTTCGGGCGCCGCCGGATGTTCGTCGGCTGGCTGACGGTCTTCCTGCTCTTCTCCGGGCTCGGCGGGCTCGCCACCGAGGGCTGGCAGCTGATCGCCGCGCGCTTCGTGACCGGGGTCGCCGCCGCGTTCATGACCCCGGCGGGCCTGTCGATCATCACCACCGGCTTCGACGAGGGGCCGCAGCGGGAACGGGCGCTGCTCGTGTACTCGGGCACGGCGGCCGGCGGGTTCTCCGTCGGGCTGGTCGCGGGCGGGCTGCTCACGTCCTTCGGGTGGCGGTGGGTGTTCTTCGCTCCCGTCGTGCTGGCCGCGCTGGTCCTGGCGGGCGCGCTGGCCTTCGTACCGAAGCCCGAGCACTCCAAGCGGCCCGCGCGGGCGGACCGGGGCCGGATCGACGTGTGGGGCGGGGTGCTCGTCACCGCGGGCGTCGTCCTGCTCGTCCTCGGCATCGAGGAGGCTTCGGTGCCCGCGGCGGTCGCGGGGCTGGCGCTGCTCGGGGCGTTCGTCCTCGTCGAGCGGCGCGCTGCCGAGCCGCTGGTCCGGCTCGGGATCCTGCGCTCCCCGGGTCTGCTGCGGGCCAACGCGGTGGCGCTGCTGTTCTCGGCCGCGTTCTTCGGCTTCCAGTTCCTGGTGGTGCTCTACCTCCAGGAACTGCGGGGCTGGTCCACCCTGCAGACCAGTTTCGCGATGCTGGTGATCGGCGTCGACGCGGTGCTGTCGCCGACCGTGGTCCCCCGGCTCGTCGGGCGGTACGGGAACGGCCGGCTGATCTTCGGCGGCTTGCTGCTGGCGGCGCTGGCGTACGGGCTGTTCCTGCCGCTGGGCGCGGACTGGACGTACCTGGCGATGCTGCCGGGCCTGGTCCTGCTGGGGCTGGCGTTCGCGCTGGTCTACGGGCCGCTGACGATCGTCGCGACCGAGGGGGTCGAGGAGTCGGAGCAGGGGCTGGCGGGCGGGCTGCTGTACACGGCGTTCCAGTTCGGCGCGGCGCTCGGGCTGGCCGGCGTGACGGGGGTGGCGGCGGGCGCCGCCGACCCCCTGGACGGCTACCGGGCGGCGCTGCTCGTCCCCTTCGCGGCGGTGCTGGTGGCGGCGGCGGTCTCCCTGCCGGGGCTCCGGCGGGGCTCACACCGCCCACGGCAGGGGGCGGGTGCCCTCGGTGCCGGGGACGGAGACGAGGCCGTCGGCGCGCATGACGACGTGGACCTCGGTGTCCGCGAGGGCGTGGACGTGGCGCAGGACGTCCGGGGGTAG
- a CDS encoding MarR family transcriptional regulator — translation MTDQQSDEGGDGGTELVFLLGLGFQLLLGEFTRRLGEAGHADGLRPLHGMVFQALGGRGATATELAERLGVTKQAAGQIVDDLERRGYVRREPHPGGGRRKLVVLTDAANAHLHAAGRVLHELEAELGRDSVDLAALRAELGRLVGALNGDGPLPALRPVW, via the coding sequence GTGACCGACCAACAAAGCGACGAGGGCGGCGACGGCGGCACCGAGCTGGTCTTCCTCCTCGGCCTCGGCTTCCAGCTGCTGCTCGGCGAGTTCACCCGCCGCCTCGGGGAGGCCGGCCACGCCGACGGCCTGCGCCCGCTGCACGGCATGGTCTTCCAGGCCCTGGGAGGCCGGGGTGCCACCGCGACCGAGCTCGCCGAGCGGCTCGGGGTGACCAAGCAGGCCGCCGGGCAGATCGTCGACGACCTGGAGCGGCGCGGATACGTCCGGCGCGAGCCGCACCCCGGGGGCGGCCGCCGCAAGCTGGTCGTGCTGACCGACGCGGCCAACGCCCACCTCCACGCAGCCGGTCGGGTCCTGCACGAGCTGGAGGCCGAGCTCGGCCGCGACAGCGTCGACCTCGCCGCCCTGCGCGCCGAGCTGGGCCGACTGGTCGGCGCCCTGAACGGCGACGGACCGCTGCCGGCGCTGCGCCCCGTCTGGTGA
- the ccsB gene encoding c-type cytochrome biogenesis protein CcsB, which produces MQLAAAANESLAHLSNNLIYASMAVYTLAFFAHITEWIFGSRSKVARTAAALTSSGASADAPAVQVRQKGARSSGGAGETGGTAVLDKPKVVTRSAAGTRDVPDGPGAAGGTVQGDLYGRIAVSLTALGFLLAAGGVVARAMSVQRAPWGNMYEFSITFSTVAVGAYLALLALKKNVRWLGLFLVTTVLLDLGIATTVLYTDSDQLVPALHSYWLWIHVSTAIFCGAVFYIGAAGAVMYLFRDSYEAKLARGDKPGRFATSVWERFPSAASLDKFSYRINAAVFPLWTFTIIAGAIWAGDAWGRYWGWDPKEVWSFVTWVAYACYLHARATAGWKGRKAAYLALFAFACWIWNYYGVNILLSGKHSYAGV; this is translated from the coding sequence ATGCAGCTCGCGGCCGCAGCCAACGAGAGTCTGGCTCACCTCAGCAACAACCTGATCTACGCGTCGATGGCGGTCTACACGCTCGCCTTCTTCGCCCACATCACCGAGTGGATCTTCGGCAGCCGCAGCAAGGTGGCCCGTACGGCCGCCGCGCTCACCTCGTCCGGGGCGTCGGCCGACGCCCCCGCCGTGCAGGTGCGGCAGAAGGGGGCGCGAAGCTCCGGTGGAGCCGGTGAAACCGGGGGCACCGCCGTCCTCGACAAGCCGAAGGTCGTCACGCGCAGCGCCGCCGGCACCCGCGACGTCCCGGACGGCCCCGGCGCCGCCGGCGGCACCGTCCAGGGCGACCTGTACGGGCGGATCGCGGTCTCGCTGACCGCCCTGGGCTTCCTCCTCGCGGCGGGCGGGGTCGTGGCCCGCGCCATGTCGGTGCAGCGGGCCCCCTGGGGCAACATGTACGAGTTCTCGATCACCTTCTCCACGGTGGCCGTCGGTGCGTACCTGGCGCTCCTCGCGCTGAAGAAGAACGTCCGCTGGCTCGGCCTGTTCCTGGTCACCACGGTCCTGCTGGACCTGGGCATCGCCACCACCGTGCTCTACACCGACAGCGACCAGCTGGTCCCGGCCCTGCACTCGTACTGGCTGTGGATCCACGTCTCCACCGCGATCTTCTGCGGCGCGGTCTTCTACATCGGCGCGGCCGGCGCGGTCATGTACCTCTTCCGCGACTCCTACGAGGCGAAGCTCGCGCGCGGCGACAAGCCGGGCAGGTTCGCCACCTCGGTCTGGGAGCGCTTCCCGTCGGCGGCCTCGCTCGACAAGTTCTCCTACCGCATCAACGCGGCCGTCTTCCCGCTGTGGACCTTCACGATCATCGCGGGCGCGATCTGGGCCGGCGACGCGTGGGGCCGCTACTGGGGCTGGGACCCCAAGGAGGTCTGGTCCTTCGTGACCTGGGTCGCCTACGCCTGCTACCTGCACGCCCGCGCCACCGCCGGCTGGAAGGGCCGCAAGGCCGCGTACCTCGCGCTCTTCGCCTTCGCCTGCTGGATCTGGAACTACTACGGCGTCAACATCCTGCTGAGCGGCAAGCACTCCTACGCGGGAGTCTGA
- a CDS encoding cytochrome c biogenesis protein ResB, protein MSTTDKAPSEAPNDSAAGATTEAEATASAEATAEAAAGAQLSTAPLEDAPGGPVGIGVLGWARWFWRQLTSMRVALLLLFLLSLASIPGSLVPQNQVDLMKVAAWKKEHASWVTLAERLQLFDVYSSVWFSAIYLLLFISLIGCILPRTWQFVGQLTGRPPAAPRRLDRMPAYTTWRTDRSPDEVLSRGRDLLGRRRFRTEAGEGSVSAEKGYLREAGNLSFHVALIVMLIAFAWGQNFKSEGGKLVLRGKGFSNTLTQYDDFKSGGFFDPDDLPPFSFTLDKFDATYERTGPQKGTPRDFKAYVTFTDGAHGKPEKREIQVNKPMEVDGSKVYLLGHGYAPVISVTDSTGKVIYKDAVPMLPQDGNLTSAGAVKVTDGYKDKDGKATQLGFTAVFVPTFAGAGQGTMFSQFPELDFPALALNAWHGSLGVDSGLPQNVYQLDTRKMEQFKTEDGTPFAKRMLPGESMELPGGQGTVKFEGIERWATFSVTHQPGSGLALAGAIAAIAGLAGSLFIQRRRIWIRAVAGKDGVTVVEMAGLGRSESAKLPEELSALAGALHQQAPTAAPAPTPPAQDEVEGERA, encoded by the coding sequence ATGAGTACGACCGACAAGGCGCCCTCCGAGGCGCCGAACGATTCCGCGGCCGGGGCCACAACCGAGGCCGAGGCGACGGCCAGTGCCGAAGCCACCGCCGAGGCGGCCGCCGGCGCACAGCTGTCCACCGCCCCCCTGGAGGACGCCCCCGGCGGCCCCGTGGGCATCGGCGTGCTCGGCTGGGCCCGCTGGTTCTGGCGGCAGCTCACCTCCATGCGGGTGGCGCTGCTCCTGCTCTTCTTGCTGTCCCTGGCGTCCATCCCGGGCTCGCTGGTCCCGCAGAACCAGGTCGACCTGATGAAGGTCGCCGCCTGGAAGAAGGAGCACGCCTCCTGGGTGACCCTCGCGGAGAGGCTCCAGCTCTTCGACGTCTACAGCTCGGTGTGGTTCTCCGCGATCTACCTGCTGCTGTTCATCTCGCTGATCGGCTGCATCCTGCCCCGCACCTGGCAGTTCGTCGGCCAGCTCACCGGCCGCCCGCCGGCCGCCCCCAGGCGGCTGGACCGGATGCCCGCGTACACGACGTGGCGCACCGACAGGTCCCCGGACGAGGTGCTCTCCCGCGGCCGTGACCTGCTCGGGCGCCGCCGCTTCCGCACGGAGGCGGGCGAGGGCTCGGTCTCCGCGGAGAAGGGCTACCTGCGCGAGGCCGGCAACCTGAGCTTCCACGTCGCGCTGATCGTGATGCTGATCGCCTTCGCCTGGGGCCAGAACTTCAAGTCCGAGGGCGGCAAGCTCGTCCTGCGCGGCAAGGGCTTCTCGAACACGCTCACCCAGTACGACGACTTCAAGTCGGGCGGCTTCTTCGACCCCGACGACCTGCCCCCCTTCTCCTTCACGCTGGACAAGTTCGACGCCACGTACGAGCGCACCGGCCCGCAGAAGGGCACCCCGCGCGACTTCAAGGCGTACGTCACCTTCACCGACGGCGCGCACGGCAAGCCGGAGAAGCGCGAGATCCAGGTCAACAAGCCGATGGAGGTGGACGGCTCCAAGGTCTACCTGCTCGGCCACGGCTACGCGCCGGTCATCTCGGTGACCGACTCCACCGGCAAGGTGATCTACAAGGACGCGGTGCCGATGCTGCCGCAGGACGGCAACCTCACCTCCGCCGGCGCGGTCAAGGTCACCGACGGCTACAAGGACAAGGACGGGAAGGCCACGCAGCTCGGCTTCACCGCGGTCTTCGTGCCCACCTTCGCGGGAGCCGGCCAGGGCACGATGTTCTCGCAGTTCCCGGAGCTGGACTTCCCGGCGCTCGCGCTCAACGCGTGGCACGGCAGCCTCGGAGTCGACTCGGGCCTGCCGCAGAACGTGTACCAGCTGGACACCAGGAAGATGGAGCAGTTCAAGACCGAGGACGGCACGCCGTTCGCGAAGCGGATGCTCCCCGGCGAGAGCATGGAGCTGCCCGGCGGCCAGGGCACCGTGAAGTTCGAGGGCATCGAACGCTGGGCGACCTTCTCGGTCACCCACCAGCCGGGCAGCGGCCTCGCGCTCGCGGGCGCGATCGCGGCCATCGCGGGCCTCGCCGGCTCCCTGTTCATCCAGCGCCGCCGGATCTGGATCCGGGCGGTCGCCGGGAAGGACGGCGTCACCGTCGTCGAGATGGCGGGCCTCGGCCGCAGCGAGTCCGCCAAGCTGCCCGAGGAGCTGTCGGCGCTGGCCGGCGCGCTCCACCAGCAGGCGCCCACGGCGGCGCCGGCCCCCACCCCACCTGCCCAAGACGAAGTCGAAGGGGAGCGCGCCTGA